tctatatatctatatatttggtAGAGAGTGGATATATATAAAACCCGTCATCAAGACCTCATATCCTTGATTGTTTGTattcatctttatttttatttttcttttttaaggcTGATATGGTAATTTCACATTGGAGTGGATCAACCCATCAAGCTTCCGGTTCGACCCCGCATCTTcttattcaaattaacactGCGATGAAACATTTCGGATCTTCAAGAAACCCGATCCGAGTATTGTTGGATCTGAGAGCACATTCAAATCATATCACGATCATCATATCAAgattagaatttcaaaatagCATTAATCACGCATCCTTGAATCGTGCCACTGATCACGACGTCAGTTCAGATTTAAGCTAGACTACTTATTTGCATAAGATATTCTTATCAGATCAAAGcagataattttaatttcacatTCAAAACCATTCTTTCTTCCAAGCCTCTAATCATGACGAGTATGTTGTCTTGCTTAGTTTTCGAACTGATTTGTGTCCTCGGTTGGATTTTACTGCTGTACTACTGATTTTGGCTTTCTTTTCACATTAATTTCTCTACCTGACGAACTTTGCTTTGCGCttatttactttatttaataatagaatTCTACTTATCTTGCACAAATCGCGTTGATCCGTGTATGCATCAGGTAGTATATGTCAAAGTCCTTTTGTGACGATGCTTCGACAAGGGATGACAtctcgaagtcaaaaagagaaAGACACCATTGATCATGAAATAGGTTTTCACTATTTCCagcttaatttacaatatttgctccattgtgtatatttgtttattCTATTATTGTTGAACGGGTTCTGAAGTTTGTTGTTTGAACGCTGCAGGTATCATAATCAGTATATGATTATGTATTTAAcgtgtttgataatttgctaCAGAGAAAAGCTGAGAAATCCGTCCTCAcgatttctattgatttcatgttccaggaatttgagattatttttgatttctaacgattatttttgcataatttcctttcgtattgatagtgattaGGATGCACATATGTACTCTTATGCATTTATTGAGCCACTTTTTGTTATTGAGTTTTCCTTGCAGCTGCTGAATAGAAATAATTCGTCCATGCAACTATCGTATGCTCatcgtgtgaagatttatattcacATTTTCCTCAACATCTGCTTATTGATCTAGACATTCTGTTTACATCTTATCGTGTGTCATTGTTGTTTGACAAGAACcaccgagaatgaatatgacgcaatttctgtccagatacatgaatctaacCTGCTATAACTCATATGTAAATCGGGAAAAGTAGtcaaaatattgattttcaatgattttggcatttatttCTTTTGTATAATATGAAGATGTTTCCCTATTCACTATATTCAAGTTTCAAATCtagaatttttgttataatttcaaattaatggagtcctttttcactccacaattttagctcttgataaggaagtttttatatattagatttttaaatattcggatacatggatctcgactgttatagctcatatgcaaatagGAAAGTCAGActttatttgatttccactgattttgatattaattactaaaatacttttctattaaatttttgcagtttccatgttcattatattcaattttcaaatcaagactttttgttataatttcaaataaatatctcactccataattttagctcttgataaggaaggttttatatattttgacttttttaatttttttgatacatGGGTCTATCCTGCTATAactcatatgtaaataaggaaaaacagtcaaaatttatttgatttaactgattttggctgttattattacaatacttttttgtataatatatactggtttccatattcaatacaTTTAATTTCTAAATCAAGTCTTTTTGTTATACTTCCTAATCAATGGAACACTTTTTAACACCACAATTTAGCTCttgataatgaaatttttatatattaatttttttttatatttcccgatacatggatatagactgctataattcatagcaaaaaggatttaaaatttaaatttatttacaatATTTTCAAACGATAATTCAAAGCATTGATTCTAGCACAATCCCACAAATTATGCATTCATTCTAGCTTTTGTTTTTAACTGTCTTAACTGTTTTCATATCATGGACGAAGTATTTTCATCCGGGCTATGTTGATTTTAaatgacattttattttattaaatttaatttttaattttggattatttgatggtttgattttctgttcttaatcataaaaattatttcacaacgccaaaaaaaaaaacaactgcAATATCAGGACACCCGGCAAGAAAATCTAGTGTATGTataaaaacttaattaaattcttgGGTGAATACTCGGCCAAAATACCCAATTTTCAACAATGTTTgactaaaatatgaatatttagtaagaAGGGGCCTTAAATACCCAGCATGCTCATGCCTCAACAATATTTAACCAAAACAAGTATATTCAGTAAGGAGGGCTCTAAACACCGACAAAATTTTTGACTGTAAGTGGATTAACATGATGATATTATAATCAGTTGAGTGTCATGGTGATATTCCACGGCTAAAGGAGTATCAATTTATTTTCCACCATGAATGAAGCAACatatttataaacttaattaaatttttgggCAAATTTCTGGccgaaataataaattttcaactacatgtaatcaaaatattaatattcaattAGAAAGGGTCTTAACTACCCACAAGATATACTCTAATATTGGAGGAGTATTAGGATGATACGCCACAACCAGTTGAATATAAAGGTGATACTTTGCTAAGGAGGACCTTAGATATCTACAAAATTTTTACGATAAGAAAATTATCACGATGATACGTCATAATCAATTTCCTATCAGGGTGATATTCTATGTGTCAAGGAGTATTAGTGTGATATTCCACTGGCAGTAGaacaatatattataagtttaattaaatttttgggCGAATTATTGGTCcaaatagtaattttttttaataaaaatttaagcaaaatataaatattaagtaAGAATGAAATTTACCTACCCACAAGATGCTCTGCCAACAACCAGTTGAATATCAAGGTTATACTTCATCTATACAGGAATATCCCTGTGACATTTCGCTTATATTGTTTTAAGAACAACTATATCTAACTTACAATAACGGTTATTGCACGCTAaacaataaaagatattttgCACTGCAATAATAAGGATCTAAATTTAAACTCTTTATTTTTGACACTGTCGAACAATAATAAGAATAACGATATTCATCATGCATTTAAGAacatgcccgtgcctcgcacgggttaCTGTGCTAGTTGTCTTTTAATAATagtatgataataattatttattaaaataaaaaaattataagatggtaactaattttttttatttgaactctgaaaaatgatagaaattttatagagttgtttcatagataaaattgtgtgagttttataaattaaaatgaataattttgttggCGATATAATTCTGTTAAtgaaataattgtaaaattacAATAATCTAGGAGCAGTTGACATAAATTCTTTTTCCATAGTAATTGAACAATTACTATCATTAAAATTATCGTAGTCAATATAAAAGGCTTTTTACAGTGATGTAATAATAGttattgtaaaattaaaaaaatatatgatgagaaccaagtttttgtattttgatattttatacttGTGATTTTACATTAAAAGAGTTTTTTTAgcgattttttcaaaaatatccgagttaaagaaaaaaatattttgaaaaatatccacttctaaaaactatttttaaaaatactgttCGCGGTCGATGGTGTTCATAGCCTCACGTGCTACTAGTAGGTGTGGGCTGGTGTAGTGATGTGCTACGGGAGTGGAATCAACTAAAATCTAACATATAAATTAACCTTttcaataattaaaacaaagttaCATTTTTAGTCGTAAAAATTGTAAACCgtattttgaaaaacaaaatttaaaaaaattagtaattCTGAGCAATTTCacttctttttttattaatggcATGCTCTTTACAATGTTCATTTCGCTCAGGCATTCTGGGAAAAGGCTGGTTTTGAGGTTTTGAGGCGACTCGGAATTTTCTTTAACAGAGTGGATGATGAATTCATTTCATGGCTGGGATACAGATAAGAGACAATTGCTATGTTGGTCAATATGGAAGTGTCGAAATAATATGGTTTGGAAGCAAAAAGGGTTGGAGGTGGAGGATGTTGTAATGTTTATCCAGAGTTCACAGATGTATTATTGAACGATTTGAAGTAATGATATTCATCTCTTTCTCGGCAAAAAAAAGTGTAtagatttattttcaaattcgtGTCAGGGATCCTGTCGACTATCATGAACAAGCCTCTTTATACCAAATTACTTGAAACTCAATGCAGTGATATCAAACAGACTTGAGATTCGGATTCtaatattgatttagaactttgATATTTGAAAAGTGAGGCTGCATCTTCAAGGCGCTGGTAGCGTTGTATCCTTGGGATTGTCTAGCATAAGAGGCGAACTGATGCTGTTTGCTTGAGTAAACTTCCTTTCCTTAGAAATTCCCCATATAACCGTATAGACCCCAACAATGATAACAATTGATCCTACCAAACTGCACCAAAACAAGAATTAGTAGGTGTGTCGTGTCCTGGGGGCTGATTTCAAACAGAGAGGTCTGTCTAGGCATGAGTAGTACCTTCCCAGATAGAAAGCATCACCCATGAAGGTTATACCAATGATGGATGAAATGATAATCCCCAAGGGATGAAACATCACCACAAATAGCGGTCCTGTCCTTTGCATGCACCATGAACTAACAGTCACTTGGAAACTAGCACCAAATAGTCCCTGCCCGCAAATCATGATTAGTACCAAATAGTCCTTTGTAGTTAGTAATAAAGGATATGGAGTTTGCTAAAGTGATTGTCTCCTCACCGAGTAAACAACAGCCATGATCCTCACATTGGAGCTTAAGCTCCAAGGACTCAGGTCTCTCTCTAATATCAAGGATAGCACGGCAGATAGAATGGCGATAGTTGAGCTGTAAAATAGTGATACAACCAGCTTTGATATATGTTTCTGAAGGATCAGTGCCTGAGAGTATTAAATCAGACATTCAATTGATGCACAAGCAGCCATCTATTTATCAACAATACGATGTGGTCAATCAATATACGCTACTTAATTGCGTTATTGTGCTGATGTGATCGTTACCTGTGTGGTGATAAATAAAGAAGCAAATACAGAGGTCAAAGCTAGGAGCAACCCTCCTATGACCCAATCTTGTGATTGAGTCAAATTCTGAGTTGAGTTTGCGGATGAAGTTCCTTTTAGGATTCGGGGTCCTTGGTACAAAGTTACGATGAAAGCTCCAACAACTGAAACCAGAGTTCCAATAATTTTAGCCCGTGCACCCGAGCTCCTTACCTCTGCTTTCTCCAGCCTAATCCCACCAGACATGACTTTATTCAGATATTTTAATGCAGTTCTTATTTCAAATTGTATACAGAGAAAATAAAAACATCTCGATAGAGTAGCCGTTCATCGTTAGAAAGCAAAAAACCTGAAAATAATGGCGAAGATGAAGGTAAAACCAGGGATGAGATTAAGCATTGAAGTGGCAAGTGTAGGGGAGGCATACTGAATTCCTGTATACCCAGTTATCTGCGTCATAAAACTACACATTACATAGTAATTAGCAGTTGCAACTAAACTCGAGATTCCAGATTCCTCAAAGATACAACACTTCTAAGAACACAGATTTTGCATACTGAGGAGTCAAACACTGCAATTTAAGctcaaatttttttgttttgtacaTAAAAAAAGGTTCTACTTGAACTATTTAGTTAAATGGTCCAGGAGTTGGAACAATCCATGTATTTTTGCCggaaaaaggaaaaaatatatGCCTACTTAACAGTAAAATTGAACCACTTATTATTACATACCCGAAAAATCCAAACAAGAGGCATCTCCAGACTACTGCATAAGTGAGGGCAGGAAGATTGCTAGAGTTTCggaagaaaaacaaagaaaatgcaAGAATGAGGAAGGAAAGAGCATTGAAGTAGAAAATAAAGGTGAAATTTGTCATTCCATCGAGCATGGCCTCTTGTCCGGTTACCAATTGTCCTACCATAGCAACCTGCACAATCACCATCCCCATGAAGGGTAAAACACTCTCCATCCCCATTTTTTCACTCACACTACCTAGAACCTACTGCACTTTCTTCGTTCAAGTATACTACAATGCTACAGAGAATGTATCCTTATCGTGCTTCTCTGAGGCAGGTTAAGACTTAAGTGGTCCATGCTTCGGAACAATCAccttttgaaattaaaaattgtaGTTTGGATCCAGATTGTAAGATCTTTATAAAATTCGCGATCTTGACTGGTGGCTTaggtattaaaaaaatagttgaTTCGAAATCAATAGAAATTCAAGGGAAGTTAGACAAAGTCGATGCAGAGTTATACCTTATAATTTATAACACTCTGCAGTTCTGGATGTATTATTAGGATGGCTCCAGGAAACTTAAGTGGTCCATGCTTTCGACTAATCACCAATTTAAATTACTAATCTCCAGTCTTATATCGAGATTATAACTACTTGACAGGATTCACAATCTTGATTAGTTTACTTTTTAAACAACatttatttgttcaaatttatcaTTCAAAGAATATTCAGTTATAAGAAAGAACTAAAACCCAATACGCTTTCATATCAAGCTTCTGGAACTTGTAGAAATTTTAAAACTCTGAAAAGTGAACAAGTGTAGGTTTGAAGTCAATAAACACACATTATatatacttgaattaatttaaaaatatttagttgTAAATTGTCAAATTTATATGCATATTTCTGTTGATATTAAAATCtgagtatgttttttttatgacaaagatataaaatatttttccatgtCTCCGGCCTGCTTGGGCGaattcttgatctctctcaataTCTCTCTTAATTCGAAAATCCAGTATATGAATTGATGTCCTTTCATTGATTCCTCCAGTAACTACAGGTTTATACATATTTATCTCAAAGTTACTTCTTAATCTTTCAATGAGCAGGCTGCTGCTTTGCATTGTTCAAGGGCCTAGTAGTGTTGTGTCCTCAAATTTGCTATTATCTTGCAAAAGAGGCGAACTGATGCTTTTGGCTTCGGAAATCTTTCTTTCCTCCGAAATTCCCCATATAACTGTATAGACCCCAACAATGATAACAACTGATCCTACCAAACTGCacaaaaataagattgaaacTCAAATCATAATTGTAGGAGCTAAATTTAGTCATTCAGGCAGAGAGGTATTTCCAGGCATTAGTAGTTTCACCTTCCGAGATAGAAAGCATCACCCAAGAACATGACACCGACGATAGATGAGATAACAATCCCCAGGGGTTGGAACATTACGACGAATAGAGGTCCTGTCCTTTGCATGCACCATGAACTAATGGTTACTTGGAATGTAGCACCAAAAAGTCCCTGTATAGAGCTTATGAATTATGATTGGTACGATGAAGAAACTAGTGTTATTCTAGTCTACTTATATATTCTAGGCTTCTGAATTCAGAAACTAAGATTTACCAATTATAAGCTTTTGAATAGAACATAAACGGATTTTGCTGAATTGTTCATCTACTCACCGTGTAAACAACAGCCATGATCCTTACGTTTGATTGTAAGCTCCAAGCACTTAGGTCCTTGTCTATTATCAAGGATAGTATGGCAGATAGAATGGCGATAGTCGAGCTGTAGAATAGTGACACAACCAGCTTTGATGTATGTTTCTTAAGGATCAGTGCCTGATAATATTAAATCAGGCATTTAATTGATGCGAGCAACCATGAATTTATGAGCAACGTGATGTGGTCATTCAGTTATATAGAGTTCCTGTTTACTGTACTGGGATTATGTGATCAGTACCTGTGCGATGACGAATAAAGAAGCAAATACAGAGGTCATTGCCAGGAGCAACCCTCCTATGACCCAATCCTGCGATTGAGTCAACTTTTGAGTGGCGTTTAGTGATGAGGTGCTTTTTAGGATTCGGGGTCCATTGTACAAAGTTACAATGAAAGCTCCAAGAACCGAAACTAGAGTACCAATAATTTTAGCCCGTGCACTTGAGCTCCTTATCTCTGCTTTCTCTAGCCTAATGGCCAAACATGACTTGTTCagatattttcataaattataaattccAGGGCAAGTTTATCATTTCAACTTGTATACAACAAAAGTATAGTTAGCTTTTTATATAGAGATTGTAAGCAAAAAACCTGAAAATGATGGTGAGGATGAAGGTAAAACCAGGGATGAGATTAAGCATGGAAGAGGCAAGCGTAGGAGAGGCATACTGAATTCCTTTGTACCCAGTTATCTGTATCGCAAACCTGCAGAGTACATGACAATTAGCAGCAACAACTAACATAAAATTACTTAAAGATACAACCCTTTTAGGATAGACAAATTACAATTCAGTTGAATGGTGTAAGAGTCTAAACACTCTCCGCAATTTTGTTATGAAAGTGTAAGGAAATGAATgagacgaagggagtattaCATACCCGAGTAATCCAAAAACGACACATCTCCAGACTAGTGCAAAAGTGAGGGCAGGAAGA
This genomic window from Daucus carota subsp. sativus chromosome 7, DH1 v3.0, whole genome shotgun sequence contains:
- the LOC108195542 gene encoding WAT1-related protein At5g40240 encodes the protein MGMESVLPFMGMVIVQVAMVGQLVTGQEAMLDGMTNFTFIFYFNALSFLILAFSLFFFRNSSNLPALTYAVVWRCLLFGFFGFMTQITGYTGIQYASPTLATSMLNLIPGFTFIFAIIFRLEKAEVRSSGARAKIIGTLVSVVGAFIVTLYQGPRILKGTSSANSTQNLTQSQDWVIGGLLLALTSVFASLFITTQALILQKHISKLVVSLFYSSTIAILSAVLSLILERDLSPWSLSSNVRIMAVVYSGLFGASFQVTVSSWCMQRTGPLFVVMFHPLGIIISSIIGITFMGDAFYLGSLVGSIVIIVGVYTVIWGISKERKFTQANSISSPLMLDNPKDTTLPAP
- the LOC108195516 gene encoding WAT1-related protein At3g28050; protein product: MAMESVVPFMGMVILQVAQIGEMVTGKEAMLDGMTNFTFVFYFNALSFLILITSLFFFRKWTHLPALTFALVWRCVVFGLLGFAIQITGYKGIQYASPTLASSMLNLIPGFTFILTIIFRLEKAEIRSSSARAKIIGTLVSVLGAFIVTLYNGPRILKSTSSLNATQKLTQSQDWVIGGLLLAMTSVFASLFVIAQALILKKHTSKLVVSLFYSSTIAILSAILSLIIDKDLSAWSLQSNVRIMAVVYTGLFGATFQVTISSWCMQRTGPLFVVMFQPLGIVISSIVGVMFLGDAFYLGSLVGSVVIIVGVYTVIWGISEERKISEAKSISSPLLQDNSKFEDTTLLGP